The sequence AACGGGGGACCCGCTCCCGAAACGGGCAAAACGGCGGGTCGGCGATCCCGTGGTCGTCCTTGATGAGGTCCACGCCGGCCCGGGCCATCTCGTAGGCCAGCTCCGCCATTTCTTGAGGAGCCAGGCCCATCGGCTTCAGGGCCGTGCACAGGAGGGGTCGGTCCCACACCCCGAGAATCTCCCGAAGGCCGGTCCGACCGAACCGGGGGCCCCGGAAGTGGCGAAGGAAGCTGTCCGGGAACTCGATGGCCTCGACCCGGATGCCGGGCTTCAGGCTGACGTTGCCGAAGACGACGTTCAGGAGCTGGGTGAGCTCGGTCCCGACGACCTCGACGGCATAACTGATGACGGCTTCAAAGGCCGTCGGTCCGATGGGCCGCAGGTCCTCGATACAGCCTACGACCTGGGCCCGGATGTCCTCCCGAATCGGCAAGTCCTCCGGCACTTCGACGGTCTGCTCGTAGCAGATGTCCCGGGCCCGGGCATGGGCCTCCGCCTCGGAGTCGGCCCGGATGCGGTACGTGACGTGCAACCGTTCGCCGGAGAGTCTCAGCATGTTCGGTATCGAGTGGGGCCAGCGACCCAGGCTCCGTCCCGGAAGCCGAGGCCTCACAGGGCCTCCGCCTGAGCGGTACCGGTCGGGAGGGCCGGCTCCACGGCGGCCAGGTCCGCCTCGGTCACCCCCAGGGACGTCCCGACCAGCGTCTCGACGGCCCGCACGAGGGCCATCGCATCGAGGCCGTATTCTTTCATCAGGTAAGCCCGGCTGGCCCCGTGGGCGAAAGTATCCTGCAGGCCGAGCCGAATCAGACGCCGACCCACGCCGGCCTCGGCCATGAGCTCGGCGACGGCCGACCCGAGACCGCCGATGACGCTGTGGTTCTCCATCGTGACGACGCCGTATCGGACGCCAGCGATGGCTTCGAGTAGTGTGGGGTCCCGGAAGGGCTTCAGGGTCGAGACGTGGAGGTGGGCGACGGAAACGCCCCGCCGCCGGAGGGCCGCCGTCGCCCGCAGGGCTTCCTCCGTGCAAATCCCGCTCGAGAGGACGGCGACGTCCTCGCCCCGGCCGAGGATTCGGGCCTGCCCGAGTCGGAACGGCTCCGTCTTCGGAAACAGCCGGGGGACCTCGCCCCGGAGCATCCGGATGTAGACGGGCCCCGGAACCGAATGGGCTACGTCGAGGACGGTCTCGACGTCCGTGGCGTCCCCGCACTCCAGGACCGTCATGTTCGGCAGGACCCGCATGAGAGCCACGTCGTCGATGGCCTGATGCGTCACGCCGCCCGGCGTCGTGATGCCCGGCAGGAAGCCAATCAGCCGGACCCGCAGGCAGGGATAGGCGACCTGCATGGCGACCTGGTCATAGACCCGACGGGTGAGAAATACGGCGAAGGTATGAACAAAGGGTTCGAAGCCTTCCCGGGCCAGACCGGCCGCAAAACCGATCATGTTCTGCTCGGCCATCCCC is a genomic window of bacterium HR11 containing:
- the mtnW gene encoding 2,3-diketo-5-methylthiopentyl-1-phosphate enolase gives rise to the protein MRPRLPGRSLGRWPHSIPNMLRLSGERLHVTYRIRADSEAEAHARARDICYEQTVEVPEDLPIREDIRAQVVGCIEDLRPIGPTAFEAVISYAVEVVGTELTQLLNVVFGNVSLKPGIRVEAIEFPDSFLRHFRGPRFGRTGLREILGVWDRPLLCTALKPMGLAPQEMAELAYEMARAGVDLIKDDHGIADPPFCPFRERVPRCVEAVERANRETGRRAIYMPNVTAPADRVFERAEYARRAGAGGLLLSPGLTGLDTLRALADEDRVALPLMAHPAFLGSFLVGPESGIAPGVLLGQLMRLAGADATIFPNYGGRFVAFSREICQAIAEATARPMGAIRTIFPVPAGGMTLDRVPEMVATYGTEAIFLIGGALLHQRHRLAEAVRDLHRAMGAV
- the dxs gene encoding 1-deoxy-D-xylulose-5-phosphate synthase, producing the protein METVLRPHARNLVAWAKDKPAVVVLSADLTGSCEVDDFQATYPDRFFSMGMAEQNMIGFAAGLAREGFEPFVHTFAVFLTRRVYDQVAMQVAYPCLRVRLIGFLPGITTPGGVTHQAIDDVALMRVLPNMTVLECGDATDVETVLDVAHSVPGPVYIRMLRGEVPRLFPKTEPFRLGQARILGRGEDVAVLSSGICTEEALRATAALRRRGVSVAHLHVSTLKPFRDPTLLEAIAGVRYGVVTMENHSVIGGLGSAVAELMAEAGVGRRLIRLGLQDTFAHGASRAYLMKEYGLDAMALVRAVETLVGTSLGVTEADLAAVEPALPTGTAQAEAL